From Jiangella mangrovi:
TGCAGCATGACGACGTCGCGGTAGAGCGCGAGGACGTCGACCAGCGCGCGGTCGATGGAGTCGCGCTGGACCCGGGTGCGGCGCAGCTTCTGCTCGCGCTCGAGGTCCTTGACGGCGGCCTCGATGTTGCGCGGCTTGCGGCCGGTGGTGCCGGCGCCGAGAGCCTTGCGCAGCGCGTCGACCTCGCGCTCGTCGAGGGCGTCGCAGTGCTTCTCGGCGTCGGCCTTGGCCGCCTCGACGAGGTTGGCGGCGGCGTCGAGGCACTGGCGGATGTCGGCGAGGTCGAACGGCAGCCGGAGCACCTCGGCCCGGCGCGCGCGCACCTCGGCGTCGGTGGCCAGCGCGCGAGCCCGGCCGACGTGACCCTGCGAGGCGCGGGCGGCGAACTCGGCGGTCTTCTGGTCGACGCCGGCGGTGGCGACCAGGTGCCGCGCGACGTCGGCGTAGGGCGGGGTGCGCAGGTGCACGACCCGGCAGCGCGAGCGGATGGTCGGCACGATGTCCTCGGCCGTGGGCGCGCAGAGCATCCAGACCGTCCGCTCGGGCGGTTCTTCGACCGACAGCAGCAGGGCGTCGGCGGCGTCCTCGCCCAGGCGGTCGGCGTCTTCGACCACGACCACCTGCCAGCGGCCGCGGGCCGGGCGCAGCGCCGCGCGCGGCACGAGGTCGCGGACCTGGCTGATGCGGATGTTCAGGCCCTCGGTGACCAGCGACGCGACGTCGGGGTGGGTGCGGGCGCGGACGTCGGCGCACTCGGAGCACTGGCCGCAGCCGCCGTTGGGGCACTGCAGCGCGGCGGCGAACGCCCGGGCGACGACCGACCGGCCGGACCCGGGCGGCCCGGTGAACAGCCAGGCGTGCGTCATGGCGCCGCGCGGGCCACCCTGCAGGTAGCCGGCGGCGTCGGCCACGGTGCGCTGCAGCGCGGGCACCATGGTCTGCCCGACGACGGCGTCCCAAACGGTCATGCTCTCATCACCTTCTCGACAGCGACGGCGACGTCGGACGCAACCTCGGCGGGCGGGCGGCCGGCGTCGACGACGACGTAGCGGTGCGGTTCGGCGGCGGCCAGCTCGAGGAACGCCCGGCGGACCTTCTCGTGGACGTGGTCGGGCTCGCGCTCGATGCGGTCGACGTAGCCCTGCCGGCGCACCCGCTCGGCCCGCGCCGCCTCGTCGAGGTCGAGGACGACGGTGAGGTCGGGCAGCAGTCCCTGGGTGGCGAAGCGGGAGATGGCGGCGATCTGCTCGCGCCCCAGCCCACGGCCCTCGCCCTGGTAGGTGATGGAGGAGTCGATGTAGCGGTCGACCAGCACGACGGCACCGCGCTCGAGCGCCGGGCGGACGACGTGGGCCAC
This genomic window contains:
- the tmk gene encoding dTMP kinase, translating into MTGPRGLFVAFEGGDGVGKTTQQALLADHLRALGRDVVVTREPGDSRIGPQVRSIVLDGGDLDPRAEALLFAADRADHVAHVVRPALERGAVVLVDRYIDSSITYQGEGRGLGREQIAAISRFATQGLLPDLTVVLDLDEAARAERVRRQGYVDRIEREPDHVHEKVRRAFLELAAAEPHRYVVVDAGRPPAEVASDVAVAVEKVMRA
- a CDS encoding DNA polymerase III subunit delta', which codes for MTVWDAVVGQTMVPALQRTVADAAGYLQGGPRGAMTHAWLFTGPPGSGRSVVARAFAAALQCPNGGCGQCSECADVRARTHPDVASLVTEGLNIRISQVRDLVPRAALRPARGRWQVVVVEDADRLGEDAADALLLSVEEPPERTVWMLCAPTAEDIVPTIRSRCRVVHLRTPPYADVARHLVATAGVDQKTAEFAARASQGHVGRARALATDAEVRARRAEVLRLPFDLADIRQCLDAAANLVEAAKADAEKHCDALDEREVDALRKALGAGTTGRKPRNIEAAVKDLEREQKLRRTRVQRDSIDRALVDVLALYRDVVMLQLGVSTELVNEEMRPSIDRLARTGSAAATLRRMEAVVAAREALQANALPLLQLEAMALALREG